The DNA region CTGGCCGTTCGTTCCCCGAGACGGCGACGACGAGAAGTCCCGAGACGGCGTCTGGTTCCGGATCGCCCGCGCCGTCGTGAGCCGCCCCGCGGCGGTGCTGGCCGTGGCCGCGGTGATCCTCGGCGTACTCGCCTCCGGTCTTCTCGGAGTCAAGGTCGGGCTGTCGCAGACGGACCAGTTCCGGGTCCAGGCCGAGTCCGTCGATGGTCTGGAGACGCTCTCGAAGCACTTCCCGCCCGGTTCCTCCGATCCGGTGACGATCGTGGTCGGAGCCGACCAGGCCGACGCGGTGCTTGCGCAGGTCAACCGGATCGACGGCGTGGACAGCGCACGTCCCTCGGGCGAGAGCGGTGACCTGGCGAAGATCACCGCGACCCTGGACGCCGCTCCGGCGACCCCGGAGAGCATCCGGACGATCGAGACGATGCGCAGCGAGCTGGCCGGATCGGGAGCGCTCGTCGGCGGCAGCGTGGCCAAGGACCTCGACAGCCGCAACGGTGCGGAGCGAGATCTCATGGTCATCGTGCCGTTGATCCTGCTGGTCGTGCTGCTCGTGCTCTTCGTGGTGCTGCGGTCGATCGTGACGCCGCTGGTGCTCGTCACCATCAGCGTGATCGCGACCCTGGCCGCCCTCGGCCTGGGCGCCTGGATGAGCACCCACGTCTTCGGGTTCCCCGCCCTCGACGTGAGCACACCGATCTACGCCTTCCTGTTTCTGGTCGCCCTCGGCATCGACTACACGGTGTTCCTCGTCCTGCGTGCCCGGGAGGAGGCGGCCGAGCACGACACCGTCGATGCGATGGTCATGGCGGTCGGGCTGACCGGTGGGGTCATCACCAGCGCCGGCATCGTGCTGGCCGCGGTGTTCGCGGTGCTCGGTGTGCTGCCCTTGATCACGCTGACCCAGGTGGGCCTGATCGTGGGCCTGGGCATCCTGCTGGACACGTTCCTGGTCCGCACCGTCGTCGTGCCCGCGGTCTTTGCGCTGGTCGGCGACCGGATCTGGTGGCCGGCGGCGATCGCCCGCCGGCGCACCAGAGAGACCGAGGAGGCGGTCAGCGACCCGCGGTGAGCACCCGGGCAGCCTCGCGATCCGCGGCGGCGTTGAGGACTCCGGCACGGGAGCCGGCGAGCTTAGCGGCGATGTGCTCGTCGACGGTGACGTCGCGGTAGAGACGTGGGTGCTCGTCGTCGACGAACCCCGGCAGCGGACCGATCACCGCCTCGGCGTCGCCGTCGAAGAAGTACGCAGCCGACCGGCGCCGCCGGATGGTGCCACCGACGATCGGAGGCTTGACCCGGTGCAGGGTCGAGAGCCACTGCTCGTTGGTGAGTCTGGTCGTGAGGTCGCCGAGGTTGATCAGCAGCGCCCCGTCGGCCGGGCTGACGTCGTGCCACTCGCCCCCGTGGAGGACCTGCAGGCCCTTGACCTGGTCGGCCCAGAGGATCGTGACGATCCCGTAGTCGGTGTGCTCGCCCATCCCGATCATGTCCTCGTCGACCTCGACCCGGGTGCCCTCGGGCAGGGCGTAGTTGTTCATCCGGAGGACCTCGATCGGGTGCGTCGCGAGGCGAGAGATCGCGCCGCGCTCCAGGCCGAGCGCGTCCTCGAAGACGGTGACCATGGTGCGCGCGACCCGGGCGGCCTCGGCGCGCCAGGCGTCGATGCGCACCTGGAAGTCCGGGACCTCCGGCCAGGTGTTCTCCGCGTAGTGCGCCTCGACGAGCTCGGCCTCGGGGTGGTCGGAGACCGAGGAGCCGACGTTGAAGGCCTCGAAGAAGTCCTTCATCCGGGTCTCGGACTGCACGCCGGCGCTGAGCGCGAGCGTCTCCGACTTGGGCGGGGTGTAGCCGCGGTTCTCGACGGCCGGTCGGCGCCAGCGGCTCTTCTCCGCCGTCGGCAGCGCGAAGAAGTCGTCCATCGCCGAGGCGAGACCCTCGGCCGTAGAAGGCGCGACGCCGTGGCCGAGGATCTGGATGAAGCCGACCTCACGGCAGGCGGTGTCGATCGCGGCCGCGACGGCTGCCTTCTCCGCGGGCGTCCCGCCCTGGACGTACGCAGCGATGTCGACGGCGGGGACGTGGAAGGTGTTCACGCGACCGCCTCCGTAGCGCAAGCGCCAGAATACGGACACGGTCGTGTGATGATCGGACGGTTCGCTCGCTGACGCTCGCTCACGGGTGCTCTCCTTGTTCGGGGCAGACGGTTGGTCTCGCCCGGAGGTGTCCGCTTTCCCGGCCTGGAGGCCTTGCTGTCCGTTGAACTCGGGCACCACCACAGTAGAGCGCCGACGTTTCGGAGCTATTTCGGGCCGAGGTGCTCGTCGAAGAAGGCGAAGATGCGTCGCCAGGCGTCCTCCGCCTCGGGCTCGGAGTAGTTGTAGCCGACCACCCGTTCCAGCGTGGGAACCGGACGGGGGAAGCCCCAGTCGTTCATGAAGCTGTGCCCGACCTCGGGGTACTCCTTGAGGTCGCGGGGCACATCGCCCGCGGCGAGCGCCGCCTCGACCTTGTGCACGGCGCCGGGCAGCAACCGGTCCTTGGCGCCGAAGCTCGCCACTATCGGACACGACGAGCTCAGCGCGGACAGGTCCCGCGGCAGCACCCCGTAGTTGGGTGCGGCCGCGTCGAAGATGCCCCGCGGAGCCAGCAGGAGCGTGAAGCCGCCGCCCATGCAGAAGCCGACGATGCCGACCTTGCCGGTGCAGCGGGGGTCGGCGACGAGGTGGTCGCGAGCGGCGATCAGGTCGTCGACCGCGGTGCCCTTGCCGGTCACCAGCGACTTCATCGTGCTGACGACGCAGCCGACCTTCGGGCCGCGATGGTAGAGCTCCGGCGTCAGCGCCAGGTAGCCGTTGGCAGCGATCCGGTCGCCGATCCGCTGGACGTCCGCGCTCACGCCCATCAGGTCCTGCACGACGACCACGCCGGGCCAGGGGCCGTCGCCTTCGGGCACCGCCAGGTAGCCACGCGTCGGTCCGGCGGGCGCCGCATAGTCGATCATCGACATCTCATCACCTCGGGCGCCCATCCTTGCAGGTCGGACGACCCGTCGGACTACGACTGGTCGATCAGCAGGTCGGCGACGGCGCTCGGGGCCTCCCGCATCGCGTTGTGGGCGGTCGGGATGTCGTGAACGCGCCAACCCGGCTCGGCTCGGAGCCGGGTGCGGAGTCCGGTGAAAGGGGTGTCGTCCTCCCACCCGGAGCAGTAGACGAAGTCGCGACGTGGGACCCGGTCGACGGCGCCGGTGAGCCGGATCCTCTGCACGAGCGAGGGGAGCGGATGAGGACGACGGCGGGCGTCACCGCCGTGCGGCGCACGGAAGGGCGGACGGACGGCGTATCCCGTGTCTGCCGCTCCGTCGACGAACGACCGCCGGTACGCGTCCGTGGTCAAGGACCAGCACGACTCCCCGTCGTTCGGCACATAGGCGTCGAGATGGACCAGACGTGCGATGCGGGTGGCTGCCCGGTCCGCGGCGGCCGAGATCACC from Nocardioides luteus includes:
- a CDS encoding dienelactone hydrolase family protein, translating into MSMIDYAAPAGPTRGYLAVPEGDGPWPGVVVVQDLMGVSADVQRIGDRIAANGYLALTPELYHRGPKVGCVVSTMKSLVTGKGTAVDDLIAARDHLVADPRCTGKVGIVGFCMGGGFTLLLAPRGIFDAAAPNYGVLPRDLSALSSSCPIVASFGAKDRLLPGAVHKVEAALAAGDVPRDLKEYPEVGHSFMNDWGFPRPVPTLERVVGYNYSEPEAEDAWRRIFAFFDEHLGPK
- a CDS encoding alpha/beta fold hydrolase, whose protein sequence is MATFVLVPGAWHGSWAFETVTPLLEAAGHTVHPLTLTGLRPQDDGATVARANLDTHADDVVRLLESAEITEATLVGHSYGGMVISAAADRAATRIARLVHLDAYVPNDGESCWSLTTDAYRRSFVDGAADTGYAVRPPFRAPHGGDARRRPHPLPSLVQRIRLTGAVDRVPRRDFVYCSGWEDDTPFTGLRTRLRAEPGWRVHDIPTAHNAMREAPSAVADLLIDQS
- a CDS encoding isopenicillin N synthase family dioxygenase; the encoded protein is MNTFHVPAVDIAAYVQGGTPAEKAAVAAAIDTACREVGFIQILGHGVAPSTAEGLASAMDDFFALPTAEKSRWRRPAVENRGYTPPKSETLALSAGVQSETRMKDFFEAFNVGSSVSDHPEAELVEAHYAENTWPEVPDFQVRIDAWRAEAARVARTMVTVFEDALGLERGAISRLATHPIEVLRMNNYALPEGTRVEVDEDMIGMGEHTDYGIVTILWADQVKGLQVLHGGEWHDVSPADGALLINLGDLTTRLTNEQWLSTLHRVKPPIVGGTIRRRRSAAYFFDGDAEAVIGPLPGFVDDEHPRLYRDVTVDEHIAAKLAGSRAGVLNAAADREAARVLTAGR
- a CDS encoding MMPL family transporter, encoding MRSALARLAHITTSKATAWVVLVITVVLTGAVMVLGSSLGSTSAAPDPLPADAESARVAELQQSFPGGDVLPAVAVVERTGGLNADDRAWIAEVSQRWAEITGNEVSPPIPASDGEALIVAIDVDADVTGLDLTELVGDLRETVDEDRPDGLTVQLTGGAAFAADISSAFEGADLRLLLVTAAVVALLLILTYRSPVLWLVPLIVVAVADRTAAVVTQIVADWTGSGLDGSTSGITSVLVFGAGTNYALLLVSRYREELRRHAHHRDALAAAVRGSGEAIVASNLTVVLALLVLVLSVAPNSRSLGVSAAIGLLVALLFALFALPAALSLFGRGLFWPFVPRDGDDEKSRDGVWFRIARAVVSRPAAVLAVAAVILGVLASGLLGVKVGLSQTDQFRVQAESVDGLETLSKHFPPGSSDPVTIVVGADQADAVLAQVNRIDGVDSARPSGESGDLAKITATLDAAPATPESIRTIETMRSELAGSGALVGGSVAKDLDSRNGAERDLMVIVPLILLVVLLVLFVVLRSIVTPLVLVTISVIATLAALGLGAWMSTHVFGFPALDVSTPIYAFLFLVALGIDYTVFLVLRAREEAAEHDTVDAMVMAVGLTGGVITSAGIVLAAVFAVLGVLPLITLTQVGLIVGLGILLDTFLVRTVVVPAVFALVGDRIWWPAAIARRRTRETEEAVSDPR